One genomic segment of Dysosmobacter sp. Marseille-Q4140 includes these proteins:
- a CDS encoding rRNA pseudouridine synthase — MEERLQKLLSAAGVCSRRAAEDYLNAGRVTVNGETARLGQKADPDRDEICVDGAPLRRPEQMVYLMLNKPRGYVTTLSDEQGRPTVAELTADVGVRVYPVGRLDLDSEGLLLLTNDGALTARLLHPSHEVNKTYHVQVYGPVAGAAEKLAAIRDLRGEPIRPARVKCLWQGERTAELEITIHEGKNRQIRRMCARCDLGVKRLRRVREHTLTLGDLPPGKWRYLMEEEIAELKGL; from the coding sequence ATGGAAGAACGGCTGCAAAAGCTGCTCTCCGCCGCCGGGGTCTGCTCCCGGCGGGCGGCGGAGGACTACCTCAACGCCGGACGGGTGACGGTCAACGGCGAGACCGCCCGGCTGGGCCAGAAGGCGGACCCGGACCGGGACGAGATCTGCGTGGACGGCGCGCCCCTGCGGCGGCCGGAGCAGATGGTCTACCTGATGCTCAACAAGCCCAGAGGGTATGTCACCACCCTCTCCGACGAGCAGGGCCGGCCAACGGTGGCGGAGCTGACGGCGGATGTGGGTGTCCGGGTGTACCCGGTGGGGCGGCTGGACCTGGACTCCGAGGGACTGCTGCTGCTGACCAACGACGGCGCCCTGACGGCGCGGCTGCTGCACCCCAGCCACGAGGTGAACAAGACCTACCACGTCCAGGTCTACGGCCCGGTGGCCGGGGCGGCGGAAAAACTTGCTGCCATTCGGGACCTGCGGGGGGAGCCCATCCGCCCTGCCCGAGTGAAATGCCTGTGGCAGGGGGAGCGGACGGCGGAGCTGGAGATCACCATTCACGAGGGGAAAAACCGGCAGATCCGGCGGATGTGCGCCCGGTGCGACCTGGGGGTCAAGCGGCTGCGCCGGGTCCGGGAGCACACCCTGACCCTGGGAGACCTGCCGCCGGGGAAGTGGCGGTACTTAATGGAAGAGGAGATCGCGGAGCTGAAGGGCCTGTGA
- a CDS encoding D-alanyl-D-alanine carboxypeptidase — MRTPFRRWAACLTAVLVLCSIFPCQSLAVSTSASSAILMDVDSGRVLYEHNADAKMLIASTTKILTALVAIEEGDLSDTVTVSRAAAWTEGSSMYLKEGEELTLETLLYGLLLCSGNDAAVAIAEHIAGSEAGFARLMNEKAEELGMTGSSFANPNGLDDELHYSTARDMARLACAAVENETLVRIASTKSVTIGGRTMSNHNKLLNLVEGCIGLKTGYTQAAGRTLVSCAERAGQRLVAVTLQDGNDWADHEALLEYGFSAYPACRAAVPGQILDTAPVLGGAADTVPLAAAAGFAWPLAEGETLETELALTGPLTAPVTAGTAAGEAVFSVNGKEVGRAALVCGADVPPAVESAMALLRRGFPQ; from the coding sequence TTGCGTACCCCTTTCCGACGGTGGGCGGCCTGCCTGACGGCAGTGCTTGTCCTGTGCAGTATATTTCCTTGTCAGTCCTTGGCGGTGAGCACTTCCGCCTCGTCCGCGATCCTGATGGACGTGGACAGCGGCCGGGTGCTCTACGAGCACAACGCCGACGCGAAAATGCTCATCGCCTCCACCACCAAGATCCTCACGGCCCTGGTGGCCATCGAGGAGGGGGATCTGAGCGACACGGTGACGGTGAGCCGGGCGGCCGCCTGGACCGAGGGCTCGTCCATGTACCTCAAGGAGGGGGAGGAGCTGACGCTGGAGACGCTGCTCTACGGCCTTCTGCTGTGCTCAGGGAACGACGCGGCGGTGGCCATCGCGGAGCACATCGCCGGCAGCGAGGCGGGCTTTGCCCGGCTCATGAACGAAAAGGCGGAGGAGCTGGGCATGACCGGCTCCTCCTTCGCCAACCCCAACGGCCTGGACGACGAGCTGCACTACTCCACCGCCCGGGATATGGCGCGCCTGGCCTGCGCGGCGGTGGAGAATGAGACCCTGGTCCGCATCGCCTCCACCAAAAGCGTCACCATCGGCGGACGGACTATGTCCAACCACAACAAGCTGCTGAACCTGGTGGAGGGCTGCATCGGCCTCAAGACCGGCTACACCCAGGCGGCGGGCCGGACCCTGGTCAGCTGCGCGGAGCGGGCGGGCCAGCGGCTGGTGGCGGTGACGCTTCAGGACGGCAACGACTGGGCGGACCACGAGGCCCTGCTGGAGTACGGCTTTTCCGCCTACCCGGCCTGCCGGGCCGCCGTGCCGGGCCAGATCCTGGACACGGCGCCGGTGCTGGGCGGCGCGGCGGACACGGTGCCCCTGGCCGCGGCGGCGGGCTTTGCCTGGCCCCTGGCGGAGGGGGAGACCCTGGAGACGGAGCTGGCGCTGACCGGCCCTCTGACGGCCCCGGTGACCGCCGGGACGGCGGCGGGGGAGGCGGTGTTCTCCGTGAACGGCAAAGAGGTGGGCCGGGCGGCCCTGGTGTGCGGGGCTGACGTGCCTCCGGCCGTGGAGAGCGCCATGGCGCTGCTGCGGCGGGGCTTCCCCCAGTGA
- the ytfJ gene encoding GerW family sporulation protein, which produces MDNMEKKAPLNDLMRSTMEKIHEMVDTNTIVGQPITTPDGVTLIPISKVSFGFGSGGADYGKVQPKDFGGAAGAGVKIDPVAFLVIKEGTTRVLPVAVPASTTLDRVVEMVPDLMEKVEKYFDKKKEDQTC; this is translated from the coding sequence ATGGACAATATGGAAAAAAAGGCCCCTCTCAACGATCTGATGCGCTCCACCATGGAGAAGATCCATGAGATGGTGGACACCAACACCATCGTCGGCCAGCCCATCACCACGCCGGACGGCGTGACGTTGATCCCCATTTCCAAGGTCAGCTTCGGCTTCGGCAGCGGCGGCGCGGACTACGGCAAGGTCCAGCCCAAGGACTTCGGCGGCGCCGCCGGCGCGGGCGTGAAGATCGATCCGGTGGCCTTCCTGGTCATCAAGGAGGGCACCACCCGGGTGCTGCCGGTGGCGGTGCCTGCGTCCACCACCCTGGACCGTGTGGTGGAGATGGTGCCGGACCTGATGGAGAAAGTGGAAAAATATTTCGACAAAAAGAAGGAAGATCAGACCTGCTGA
- a CDS encoding DUF2953 domain-containing protein, translating into MIWLWILGILIVLAVLICRTRIGVRVRFGEAPPAAVLTIGPFRIPLTGEPEKEPRQKPQQAKKREKRPKKSEKEEKKPAFPKVTATDVKEAAQTMWPPLKKALGRTRRSVRLDPMTVSVTIGAAEDPAAGAEVYGWASGAMYNIMPALEELVRVPDPSVHIGLDFDSPATRWAGEIGASVRIGTAVAVAFGVAVPALRWLSALMKKQTPAEEKRECAHTDAA; encoded by the coding sequence GTGATTTGGCTGTGGATTTTGGGCATCCTGATCGTACTGGCGGTGCTGATCTGCCGTACCCGGATCGGCGTCCGGGTGCGCTTCGGGGAGGCGCCGCCGGCGGCGGTGCTGACCATCGGCCCCTTCCGCATCCCTCTGACCGGGGAGCCGGAAAAAGAACCCCGACAAAAGCCCCAGCAGGCAAAAAAGCGGGAGAAACGTCCGAAAAAATCGGAAAAAGAGGAGAAAAAGCCCGCCTTTCCCAAGGTGACGGCGACGGACGTGAAAGAGGCGGCGCAGACCATGTGGCCGCCGCTGAAAAAGGCCCTGGGCCGCACCCGGCGCAGCGTCCGTCTGGACCCCATGACGGTCTCCGTCACCATCGGCGCCGCGGAGGACCCCGCCGCCGGGGCGGAAGTCTACGGCTGGGCCAGCGGGGCCATGTACAATATCATGCCCGCCCTGGAGGAGCTGGTCCGCGTCCCAGACCCCAGCGTCCACATCGGACTGGATTTCGACAGCCCCGCCACCCGCTGGGCCGGTGAGATCGGCGCCTCGGTGCGGATCGGGACGGCGGTGGCCGTGGCCTTCGGCGTGGCCGTTCCGGCCCTGCGGTGGCTGTCGGCCCTGATGAAGAAACAGACGCCCGCTGAGGAAAAGCGGGAATGTGCGCATACCGATGCCGCCTGA
- the scpB gene encoding SMC-Scp complex subunit ScpB, protein MEMREVESAIEGILFASGEPVQTDRVCVALDLDRPTVEQVLQKLMDTYAYERRGLRLVRMEDSWQMCSAPDYADVIRKAFEIRKPARLSQPALEVLTIIAYYQPTTRAYVDQIRGVDSAYTIGLLLERKLIEECGRLQVPGRPHLYRTTRNFLRAFHLNSLDDLPEMPDLGGEGQMRISENGEIVDPAELAEITGADTPETAGPAAEETGEPELP, encoded by the coding sequence GTGGAAATGAGAGAAGTGGAGTCCGCCATCGAGGGCATCCTGTTCGCCTCCGGCGAGCCGGTACAGACGGACCGGGTCTGCGTGGCCCTGGACCTGGACCGGCCCACGGTGGAGCAGGTGCTCCAGAAGCTGATGGACACCTATGCCTACGAGCGCCGCGGGCTGCGCCTGGTGCGGATGGAGGACAGCTGGCAGATGTGCTCGGCCCCGGACTACGCCGACGTGATCCGCAAGGCCTTTGAGATCCGCAAGCCCGCCCGGCTGAGCCAGCCGGCGCTGGAGGTGCTGACCATCATCGCCTACTATCAGCCCACCACCCGGGCCTACGTGGACCAGATCCGGGGCGTGGACAGCGCGTATACCATCGGACTGCTGCTGGAGCGCAAGCTCATCGAGGAGTGCGGCAGACTCCAGGTGCCGGGCCGGCCCCACCTGTACCGGACCACCCGGAACTTCCTGCGGGCCTTCCATTTGAACAGCCTGGACGACCTGCCGGAGATGCCGGACCTGGGCGGCGAGGGACAGATGCGCATTAGCGAAAACGGCGAGATCGTGGACCCCGCCGAGCTGGCGGAGATCACCGGCGCCGATACGCCGGAGACCGCGGGTCCCGCCGCAGAGGAGACCGGAGAGCCGGAGCTGCCCTGA
- a CDS encoding segregation/condensation protein A — translation MENPVFKLEKVVRGREEEMQDFEGPLDLILFLLGKNKMEIQDISISLICDQYLQWLEQRQKMDLEVASEFVTMASHLVYIKTRMLLSIEDQEAQSEMDALIQSLEERRRSESYGRIKAMAARLAPMGEFGRNILTRDPEPVERGKIYEYHQQPADLVLAMAEIQNRAERRLPPPQSAFQAIVRHEPYPVESKAKEILQRLKRHGVTRFLLLFRGNRSRSEVVATFLAVLELCRAHVLHLAGSETDCTVRQAGDAPEDLKF, via the coding sequence TTGGAAAACCCCGTATTCAAACTGGAAAAAGTGGTCCGGGGCCGGGAAGAGGAGATGCAGGACTTTGAGGGCCCCCTGGATCTGATTTTGTTCCTGTTGGGCAAGAACAAAATGGAGATCCAGGACATCTCCATCTCCCTGATCTGCGACCAGTACCTCCAATGGCTGGAGCAGCGGCAGAAGATGGACCTGGAGGTGGCCAGCGAATTCGTCACCATGGCCTCCCATCTGGTGTACATCAAGACGCGGATGCTCCTCTCCATTGAGGACCAGGAGGCCCAGAGCGAAATGGACGCCCTGATCCAGTCCCTGGAGGAGCGCCGCCGCAGCGAGAGCTACGGCCGCATCAAGGCCATGGCCGCGCGCCTGGCTCCCATGGGGGAGTTTGGCCGCAACATCCTCACCCGGGACCCCGAGCCGGTGGAGCGGGGCAAGATCTATGAATACCACCAGCAGCCGGCGGACCTGGTGCTGGCCATGGCGGAGATCCAGAACCGGGCGGAGCGGCGCCTGCCGCCGCCCCAGTCCGCCTTCCAGGCCATCGTCCGCCACGAGCCCTATCCCGTGGAGAGCAAGGCGAAAGAGATCCTGCAAAGGCTTAAACGCCACGGCGTCACCCGCTTTTTGCTGCTGTTCCGGGGCAACCGGAGCCGCAGCGAGGTAGTGGCCACCTTCCTGGCGGTGCTGGAGCTGTGCCGGGCCCACGTGCTGCACCTGGCCGGGTCCGAGACGGACTGCACCGTCCGCCAGGCCGGCGATGCGCCCGAGGACCTGAAATTCTGA
- a CDS encoding site-2 protease family protein yields MSHYLHQLFQALDFSSMWDAVLRVAAVFLCLTVHETCHGLAALALGDPTAKSRHRISLNPLRHIDWFGLLFMFMAGFGWAKPVPVDPRYFKHPKRGMALTALAGPVSNLLLAFLALLAAKAVYLYSPDTAGWNQLLQFLLYTLAPLSIGLGVFNLIPIPPLDGSKVLGALLPDRLYWVQLRYERYGFALLLVLSFLGVGGGIISRGMMAVYGVFVTLIFG; encoded by the coding sequence ATGTCGCATTATTTACATCAACTGTTCCAGGCCCTGGACTTTTCCTCTATGTGGGACGCGGTCTTGCGGGTGGCCGCGGTTTTTCTTTGTCTGACGGTCCATGAGACCTGCCACGGCCTGGCGGCCCTGGCTCTGGGGGATCCCACTGCCAAGAGCCGCCACCGGATCAGCCTGAACCCGCTGCGCCATATCGACTGGTTCGGCCTGCTGTTCATGTTCATGGCGGGCTTCGGCTGGGCCAAGCCCGTTCCGGTGGACCCCCGTTACTTCAAGCACCCCAAGCGGGGTATGGCGCTGACCGCCCTGGCGGGGCCCGTCAGCAATCTGCTGCTGGCGTTTTTGGCTCTTCTGGCCGCAAAAGCGGTCTACCTTTACTCTCCGGACACCGCAGGCTGGAACCAGCTGCTGCAATTTCTGCTGTACACCCTGGCGCCGCTTTCCATCGGCCTGGGGGTGTTCAACCTGATCCCCATTCCGCCTCTGGACGGGTCCAAGGTGCTGGGGGCGCTGCTGCCGGACCGGCTGTACTGGGTCCAGCTGCGCTACGAGCGGTACGGCTTCGCGTTGCTGCTGGTGCTGTCCTTCCTGGGCGTGGGAGGCGGCATCATCAGCCGGGGCATGATGGCGGTTTACGGCGTGTTCGTCACGCTGATCTTTGGCTGA
- a CDS encoding S-layer homology domain-containing protein codes for MKKFVSLLLAAVLAASLGVTALAAGGSLKKVNTYTPGQFTDVTADLWCAANVQVAYEYGIMGGKTATYFDTESNLTVAQAIVMACRLHSGYVGDWAEFAAADPWYQSYLTYAADNGILWKYDAYDVPVSRAAFAMILGSALPDEALPVISDIEDGAIPDVPEEAGYAEAVYRLYDAGVLTGNDALGTFTPFSYITRGAAAAIIGRMADPSLRKAITLEKAPFQPVAVNKLQNLTSLKKKCTDAEFQAAYNAAVELVTPLADLPREDQLYGIAVALRQMVDSGKVSYTTSTAHYNDPYGYFVAGVSSCAGCTRATGLCLNILGIAYEHVNENQWSHQWCRVKMDDGSYWICDAYGLYCGPEPAPYQHPYF; via the coding sequence ATGAAAAAGTTTGTCTCTTTGCTGCTGGCGGCTGTGCTGGCGGCGTCTTTGGGCGTCACGGCCCTGGCGGCAGGGGGGAGCCTGAAAAAGGTCAACACCTACACGCCGGGCCAGTTCACCGACGTGACCGCCGATCTCTGGTGCGCCGCCAACGTCCAGGTCGCCTATGAGTACGGCATCATGGGCGGCAAGACCGCCACCTACTTTGACACGGAGAGCAATCTCACCGTGGCCCAGGCCATCGTCATGGCCTGCCGTCTCCACAGCGGCTATGTGGGCGACTGGGCGGAGTTTGCCGCCGCCGATCCCTGGTATCAGTCCTATCTGACCTACGCGGCGGACAACGGCATCCTCTGGAAGTACGATGCCTACGATGTGCCCGTGAGCCGGGCGGCCTTTGCCATGATCCTGGGCAGCGCCCTGCCGGACGAGGCCCTGCCGGTCATCAGCGACATCGAGGACGGCGCCATCCCCGACGTGCCGGAGGAGGCGGGCTACGCTGAGGCGGTGTACCGGCTCTACGATGCCGGCGTCCTCACCGGAAACGACGCCCTCGGTACCTTCACGCCCTTCAGCTACATCACCCGGGGCGCCGCGGCGGCCATCATCGGCCGCATGGCGGACCCGAGCCTGCGCAAGGCCATCACTCTGGAGAAGGCGCCCTTCCAGCCGGTGGCGGTGAACAAGCTGCAAAACCTGACCAGCCTGAAAAAGAAGTGCACCGATGCGGAATTCCAGGCGGCCTACAATGCGGCGGTGGAGCTGGTGACGCCGCTGGCGGACTTGCCCCGGGAGGACCAGCTCTACGGAATCGCCGTAGCGCTGCGGCAGATGGTGGACAGCGGAAAGGTATCCTATACCACCTCCACGGCCCACTACAACGATCCCTACGGCTACTTCGTGGCGGGTGTGTCCTCCTGTGCAGGCTGCACCCGGGCCACGGGACTGTGCCTGAACATCCTGGGCATCGCCTACGAGCACGTCAACGAGAACCAGTGGAGCCACCAGTGGTGCCGGGTCAAAATGGACGACGGGTCCTACTGGATCTGCGACGCCTACGGCCTCTACTGCGGGCCGGAGCCGGCGCCCTATCAGCACCCCTATTTTTGA
- a CDS encoding elongation factor Ts → MAFTAADVKNLREMTGVGMMDCKKALTASDGDMDKAIEWLREKGMAASAKKAGRIAAEGMAYATVVDGVGVVVEVNAETDFVGKNEKFVDFVKGVAATVAKANPADLDALMECKYDGTDLTVTQQQQEMVLVIGENIKVRRFARFADGISVPYVHAGGKIGVLVNLTTDLSADKVEEIGKDVAMQIAALNPRFWDKSQVGQDVLDEEKKIMMVQMENDPKMAGKPEAVREKIVMGKLNKFYAENCLLQQEFVKDNSMTVEKYIASAAKALGGSVTFKDAVRFEKGEGIEKKQENFAEEIASMVKG, encoded by the coding sequence ATGGCTTTTACTGCCGCAGATGTGAAGAACCTGCGCGAAATGACCGGCGTGGGCATGATGGACTGCAAGAAGGCTCTGACCGCCTCCGACGGCGATATGGACAAGGCGATCGAGTGGCTGCGTGAGAAGGGCATGGCCGCCTCCGCCAAGAAGGCCGGCCGCATCGCTGCCGAGGGCATGGCTTACGCCACCGTGGTGGACGGCGTGGGCGTCGTGGTCGAGGTCAACGCCGAGACCGACTTCGTGGGCAAGAACGAGAAGTTCGTGGACTTCGTCAAGGGCGTGGCCGCCACCGTGGCCAAGGCCAACCCCGCCGACCTGGACGCTCTGATGGAGTGCAAGTACGACGGCACCGACCTGACCGTCACCCAGCAGCAGCAGGAGATGGTCTTGGTCATCGGCGAGAACATCAAGGTCCGCCGCTTTGCCCGCTTCGCTGACGGCATCTCCGTTCCCTACGTCCACGCCGGCGGCAAGATCGGCGTGCTGGTGAACCTGACCACCGACCTCTCCGCCGACAAGGTGGAGGAGATCGGCAAGGATGTCGCCATGCAGATCGCCGCTCTGAATCCCCGTTTCTGGGACAAGAGCCAGGTGGGCCAGGACGTTCTGGACGAGGAGAAGAAGATCATGATGGTCCAGATGGAGAACGACCCCAAGATGGCCGGCAAGCCCGAGGCCGTTCGCGAGAAGATCGTCATGGGCAAGCTGAACAAGTTCTATGCCGAGAACTGCCTGCTGCAGCAGGAGTTCGTCAAGGACAACTCCATGACCGTGGAGAAGTATATCGCCTCCGCCGCCAAGGCGCTGGGCGGCAGCGTCACCTTCAAGGACGCCGTCCGTTTCGAGAAGGGCGAGGGCATCGAGAAGAAGCAGGAGAACTTCGCCGAGGAGATCGCCTCCATGGTGAAGGGCTGA
- the rpsB gene encoding 30S ribosomal protein S2, with protein sequence MANSSVVSMKALLEAGVHFGHQTRRWNPKMAPYIYTERNGIYIVDLQKTVRKLEEAYNFVRQLSESGQSLLFVGTKKQAQDAIREEATRCGQYFVNARWLGGMMTNFKTMRTRVDRLNQLKTMQTDGTFDMLPKKEVMKHLGEIAKLEKYLGGVKDMKKLPGALFIVDTRKERNAIAEAHKLGIPVVAIADTNCDPDEIDYVIPGNDDAIRAIKLISSIMANAVLEGKQGEQTEEAAEDAQ encoded by the coding sequence ATGGCAAATTCTAGCGTCGTATCCATGAAGGCCCTGCTGGAGGCGGGCGTCCACTTCGGTCACCAGACCCGTCGTTGGAACCCCAAGATGGCTCCCTATATCTACACCGAGCGCAACGGCATCTACATTGTCGACCTGCAGAAGACCGTCCGCAAGCTGGAGGAGGCCTACAACTTCGTTCGTCAGCTGTCTGAGAGCGGCCAGTCCCTGCTGTTCGTGGGCACCAAGAAGCAGGCCCAGGACGCCATCCGCGAGGAGGCCACCCGCTGCGGCCAGTACTTCGTCAACGCCCGCTGGCTGGGCGGCATGATGACCAACTTCAAGACCATGCGCACCCGCGTGGACCGCCTGAACCAGCTCAAGACCATGCAGACCGACGGCACCTTTGACATGCTGCCCAAGAAGGAAGTCATGAAGCACCTGGGCGAGATTGCCAAGCTGGAGAAGTACCTGGGCGGCGTGAAGGACATGAAGAAGCTGCCCGGCGCCCTGTTCATCGTGGACACCCGCAAGGAGCGCAACGCCATCGCCGAGGCCCACAAGCTGGGCATTCCCGTGGTCGCCATCGCCGACACCAACTGCGATCCCGACGAGATCGATTATGTGATCCCCGGCAACGATGACGCCATCCGCGCCATCAAGCTGATCTCTTCCATCATGGCCAACGCCGTGCTGGAGGGCAAGCAGGGCGAGCAGACCGAGGAGGCCGCTGAGGACGCTCAGTAA
- a CDS encoding YlmC/YmxH family sporulation protein, translating into MQCRLRDLRCKEVINICDGCRLGCVSDVEVRVPEGQVVAVVVYGPCRFFGLFGPREEYYIPWECIQRIGDDIILIDKPIQRGPPPPPERRRRRF; encoded by the coding sequence ATGCAGTGCAGACTCCGGGACCTCCGCTGCAAGGAGGTCATCAACATCTGCGACGGCTGCCGCCTGGGGTGCGTGTCGGACGTGGAGGTACGGGTGCCGGAGGGCCAGGTAGTGGCTGTGGTGGTCTACGGCCCCTGCCGCTTTTTCGGCCTCTTCGGCCCCAGGGAGGAGTATTACATCCCCTGGGAGTGCATCCAGCGGATCGGGGACGACATCATCCTCATCGACAAGCCCATCCAGCGGGGGCCGCCGCCTCCGCCGGAGCGCCGCAGGCGGCGATTTTAG
- the sigG gene encoding RNA polymerase sporulation sigma factor SigG, with protein sequence MQGKVEIAGVNTAKLKVLKNDETMALLRRVKEGDQSARQELIEGNLRLVLSVIQRFSSRGENADDLFQVGCVGLIKAIDNFDISQPVRFSTYGVPMIIGEIRRYLRDNSAIRVSRSMRDTAYRILQVRDRFLTENQREPTVEQIAKELNIPREEVVFAMDAIVDPVSLYEPVYSDGGDAICVMDQVSDNRNNDENWTDLIVLKEALKKLDDRERRILSLRFYEGKTQMEVSAEVGISQAQVSRLEKGAINTIKKHL encoded by the coding sequence ATGCAGGGAAAAGTGGAGATCGCCGGAGTCAACACCGCAAAGCTGAAGGTGCTGAAAAACGACGAGACCATGGCGCTGCTGCGCCGGGTAAAAGAAGGGGATCAGAGCGCCCGGCAGGAGCTGATCGAGGGGAACCTCCGGCTGGTGCTGTCGGTGATCCAGCGGTTTTCCAGCCGGGGCGAGAACGCCGACGATCTGTTCCAGGTGGGCTGCGTGGGGCTCATCAAGGCCATCGACAACTTCGACATCAGCCAGCCGGTGCGCTTTTCCACCTACGGCGTGCCCATGATCATCGGTGAGATCCGCCGGTATCTCCGGGACAACAGCGCCATCCGGGTCTCCCGCTCCATGCGGGACACCGCCTACCGCATCCTCCAGGTCCGGGACCGCTTCCTCACGGAGAATCAGCGGGAGCCCACCGTGGAGCAGATCGCCAAGGAGCTGAACATCCCCCGGGAGGAGGTGGTGTTCGCCATGGATGCCATCGTGGACCCGGTGTCCCTCTACGAGCCGGTGTACTCCGACGGCGGCGACGCCATCTGCGTGATGGACCAGGTCAGCGACAACCGCAACAACGATGAGAACTGGACGGACCTGATCGTTCTGAAGGAGGCGCTGAAAAAGCTGGACGACCGGGAGCGGCGCATCCTCTCCCTGCGCTTCTACGAGGGCAAGACCCAGATGGAGGTCAGCGCCGAGGTGGGCATCTCCCAGGCCCAGGTGAGCCGCCTGGAAAAGGGCGCCATCAACACCATCAAGAAGCACCTTTGA
- a CDS encoding PaaI family thioesterase has protein sequence MDLEKLKEFRNSNNPYAALLGIRVEEIGQGTARVSLRLEDKHFNPVGVPHGGVYFSMADTACGSAMASHGYYAVTVNASYDFLRSSRAGDTLTAVATEVKGGRTLCVYGVRITNQEGTLLGSGTFTFYKLDREIEL, from the coding sequence ATGGACCTGGAAAAATTGAAAGAATTCCGCAACTCCAACAATCCATACGCCGCCCTGCTGGGTATCCGGGTGGAGGAGATCGGCCAAGGCACCGCCCGGGTGTCGCTGCGCCTGGAGGATAAGCACTTCAATCCCGTGGGCGTGCCCCACGGCGGTGTGTACTTCTCCATGGCGGATACCGCCTGCGGCTCCGCCATGGCCTCCCACGGCTACTACGCCGTCACCGTCAACGCAAGCTACGACTTCCTCCGCAGCAGCCGCGCCGGGGACACGCTGACCGCTGTGGCTACGGAGGTCAAGGGCGGCCGGACCCTCTGTGTCTACGGCGTGCGCATCACCAACCAGGAGGGCACCCTGCTGGGCAGCGGGACCTTCACCTTCTATAAACTGGACCGGGAGATCGAGCTGTAA